In Lytechinus variegatus isolate NC3 chromosome 12, Lvar_3.0, whole genome shotgun sequence, a single window of DNA contains:
- the LOC121424980 gene encoding RING finger protein nhl-1-like translates to MASPLSPVHGPKITEGLHTHLMCPIHLDILKNPKTLACQHVVCEDCIEKWIDANNGELCCPECRVAQPLPAGGAKGLPSNFRIASLCEFVESMMSMQDSEVAACEEHLKKPVAQICLHCKSPVCEECVQVSHRSHKTVLIEEFLKVMGDPLPKLIGQAKNKLKEIFTAVDVLEKTRTDLRENYKLAKHETDDHVHKLMKMMTQAHVKMNGEIEKKYSEKEGALIAQLEMLTCARKEISELIDSHHAGGDLSMTKSVMTASGQQLWNELTNVLQQDVPLAPGHNSQISVQWDKDLEIAIQRENLGKVLTKPVPNSHQTTLSLSASRADVQSEVEIKVALRDAVGSPVKSCDISSLVGTVSAPGSFTGVVEFTQGEASFAIACFTPKYIGKYRIEVELFGNPVKNSPLNLIAKPRGAMKINERRNFNQPHDIIQQDDNFYIADKGNNQVVIMDKQFNQVGKFLPPSDPSLPKLDPYSIVYTGKTFAVTDLKQKCVLEFTNSTFLQRFGQGILSQPTGIACDKEGNVYVADSQKNCIFVFNQLREHIAVLGGPGATRGQFDKPWFIAMNSKGEVVVADNGNHRIQVIDPTKDEVTRLINIHHNQKTWDVRGLAVDRNDNIYVTVRQSGSMRGWSTETAIAYSPEGVFLGNFGEGFNYVRGMTVIEDEENMIVMIVDGGNYRIKGYQM, encoded by the coding sequence ATGGCCAGTCCGCTTTCCCCAGTACATGGACCAAAGATTACAGAGGGTCTCCACACACATCTTATGTGTCCAATCCATCTGGACATCCTGAAGAATCCAAAGACACTGGCTTGTCAACATGTGGTATGTGAGGATTGTATTGAAAAATGGATAGATGCCAATAATGGGGAGCTCTGCTGTCCAGAATGTCGTGTTGCACAGCCGCTTCCTGCAGGAGGCGCAAAGGGGCTTCCCAGTAACTTCAGAATCGCAAGTCTCTGTGAGTTTGTTGAGAGCATGATGAGTATGCAGGATAGTGAAGTTGCTGCTTGCGAGGAGCATTTGAAGAAACCTGTCGCCCAAATTTGTCTTCATTGCAAGTCCCCGGTCTGTGAAGAATGTGTCCAGGTTAGTCATAGGTCTCACAAGACAGTCCTCATAGAAGAGTTCTTAAAAGTAATGGGTGATCCACTGCCCAAGTTGATCGGTCAAGCTAAGAACAAACTCAAAGAAATCTTCACAGCTGTAGATGTTCTTGAGAAGACAAGAACAGATCTGAGAGAAAATTATAAATTGGCTAAACATGAAACAGATGATCATGTGCATaagttgatgaagatgatgacccAAGCCCATGTGAAAATGAATggagaaattgaaaagaaatactCTGAGAAAGAAGGGGCTTTGATTGCTCAGCTTGAAATGCTAACCTGTGCCAGAAAAGAGATTTCTGAACTGATTGATTCACATCATGCTGGAGGGGACTTGAGCATGACCAAATCTGTCATGACAGCTTCTGGGCAGCAACTGTGGAATGAACTCACGAATGTGTTGCAGCAAGATGTGCCTCTTGCTCCAGGCCATAACAGTCAGATATCAGTTCAGTGGGATAAGGATCTTGAAATTGCTATCCAGAGGGAGAATCTAGGCAAAGTTCTGACAAAGCCAGTGCCAAATAGCCATCAGACTACCCTTTCTTTGTCAGCATCCCGAGCCGATGTCCAGTCAGAAGTCGAGATTAAGGTTGCTCTTAGAGATGCTGTCGGCTCTCCTGTAAAGTCCTGTGATATATCTTCTCTAGTTGGCACTGTCTCAGCCCCCGGAAGTTTTACAGGTGTAGTCGAATTCACACAAGGAGAAGCTAGTTTCGCCATTGCATGTTTCACACCCAAGTACATTGGAAAGTACAGGATTGAAGTAGAGCTGTTTGGAAATCCTGTGAAGAATAGTCCTCTAAACCTGATAGCTAAGCCAAGAGGAGCAATGAAGATCAATGAAAGGCGTAACTTCAATCAGCCTCATGATATCATTCAGCAGGATGACAACTTCTACATAGCAGACAAAGGAAACAACCAAGTAGTCATCATGGACAAGCAGTTCAATCAAGTTGGGAAGTTCCTGCCACCATCTGACCCTTCACTTCCAAAGCTTGATCCATATTCCATAGTTTACACTGGGAAGACCTTTGCTGTCACTGACCTGAAACAAAAATGCGTCCTTGAATTCACTAACTCTACCTTCTTGCAGCGATTTGGCCAGGGTATCCTCTCTCAGCCGACAGGAATAGCATGTGACAAGGAAGGCAACGTGTATGTTGCAGATTCCCAAAAGAATTGTATCTTTGTCTTTAACCAACTCAGAGAACATATTGCTGTTCTAGGTGGACCTGGTGCTACAAGAGGGCAGTTTGACAAACCTTGGTTCATTGCTATGAATTCCAAAGGTGAAGTGGTCGTCGCAGACAATGGAAACCACCGCATTCAAGTCATCGACCCTACCAAGGATGAAGTCACCAGATTGATTAATATCCATCATAACCAGAAGACATGGGATGTACGGGGCTTGGCTGTGGACAGGAATGACAATATCTATGTCACTGTCCGCCAGAGTGGCAGCATGAGGGGCTGGAGTACAGAGACGGCCATAGCCTATAGTCCTGAGGGAGTGTTCCTCGGTAACTTCGGAGAAGGTTTTAACTACGTGAGAGGCATGACTGTTATTGAAGACGAAGAGAATATGATTGTAATGATTGTTGATGGAGGCAATTATCGCATCAAGGGATATCAAATGTAG